One window of the Rufibacter radiotolerans genome contains the following:
- the serS gene encoding serine--tRNA ligase: protein MLQIPVLREQTDHVIAGLEKRNFRNAAQEVQSILDLDQKRRSLQTERDDLLGRANALAKEIGGLMKSGQKEQAEVLKSETADLKLQTKALDEEVQQLENDLQQALYKLPNIPHHSVPAGRSSEDNEVVLEHGSIPNLPATAVPHWDLIKQYDIIDFDLGNKITGAGFPVYKGQGARLQRALINFFLEEAITAGYTEVQPPIMVNEASGYGTGQLPDKEGQMYHAVADNLYLIPTAEVPITNLYRDEIIAEGKLPIKNVGYTPCFRREAGSWGADVRGLNRLHQFDKVEIVQIQAPEKSYEALEQMSQYIQGLLQKLELPYRVLRLCGGDMGFTSALTYDMEVYSAAQGRWLEVSSVSNFETYQANRLKLRQRTEGGKPQLLHTLNGSALALPRIVAALLENNQTPEGIKLPKALHRFTGFEMITK from the coding sequence ATGTTACAGATACCCGTTTTACGCGAGCAGACAGACCACGTTATTGCCGGTTTAGAGAAAAGAAATTTCCGCAACGCGGCCCAGGAAGTACAATCCATCCTGGACCTGGACCAGAAACGCCGTTCCCTGCAAACGGAGCGGGACGATCTTTTGGGTAGAGCCAACGCCCTTGCCAAGGAGATTGGCGGCCTTATGAAAAGCGGTCAGAAAGAGCAGGCCGAAGTACTCAAATCAGAGACCGCCGACCTGAAGCTTCAGACGAAGGCCTTAGACGAAGAAGTGCAGCAACTGGAGAATGATCTGCAACAAGCGCTTTACAAGCTCCCCAATATCCCGCACCACAGTGTGCCGGCAGGTCGCTCCTCTGAAGACAACGAAGTAGTGCTGGAACATGGTTCCATCCCTAACCTGCCTGCCACCGCTGTCCCCCACTGGGACCTGATCAAGCAGTATGACATCATAGACTTTGACCTGGGCAACAAGATCACCGGGGCCGGTTTTCCGGTCTACAAAGGCCAGGGAGCCCGGCTGCAGCGCGCGCTCATCAACTTCTTCCTGGAGGAAGCCATAACTGCCGGTTACACCGAGGTGCAGCCGCCCATTATGGTGAACGAGGCCTCGGGTTACGGCACCGGCCAGCTCCCTGACAAAGAAGGCCAGATGTACCACGCCGTGGCAGACAACCTCTACCTGATTCCCACCGCCGAGGTACCCATCACCAACCTGTACCGTGACGAGATCATCGCCGAAGGTAAACTGCCCATCAAGAACGTGGGCTACACGCCCTGTTTCAGAAGAGAAGCCGGTTCCTGGGGTGCCGACGTGCGTGGTCTGAACCGCCTGCACCAGTTTGACAAAGTGGAAATAGTACAGATACAGGCCCCGGAGAAATCTTACGAGGCGCTGGAGCAAATGAGCCAGTACATTCAGGGCCTACTTCAGAAGCTGGAACTCCCCTACCGCGTGCTGCGTCTTTGCGGCGGCGACATGGGCTTCACCTCTGCCCTCACCTATGACATGGAAGTGTACTCTGCCGCCCAAGGCCGATGGCTGGAAGTAAGCTCTGTCTCCAACTTTGAAACCTACCAGGCCAACCGCCTCAAACTACGCCAGCGCACCGAAGGCGGCAAACCCCAGCTCCTGCACACCCTCAACGGCAGCGCACTGGCCCTGCCCCGCATTGTAGCGGCATTACTAGAAAATAACCAGACCCCGGAAGGGATTAAATTACCAAAAGCCCTTCACCGGTTCACTGGGTTTGAGATGATTACCAAATAG
- a CDS encoding glutaredoxin domain-containing protein yields MPAKSILYGADWCKKTIAIQGYFEERDLDFHYIDVEKSEEAMQAIKDMNRGRVRFPMVVIGEGTPMKNPSPEELDTALEEKG; encoded by the coding sequence ATGCCGGCAAAATCTATCCTCTACGGCGCCGATTGGTGTAAAAAGACCATCGCCATTCAAGGCTATTTTGAAGAGCGGGACCTGGATTTCCATTACATTGATGTAGAAAAAAGCGAGGAAGCCATGCAAGCTATCAAAGACATGAACCGTGGAAGGGTACGGTTCCCGATGGTGGTCATAGGAGAGGGCACCCCCATGAAAAACCCATCGCCTGAAGAACTGGATACCGCATTGGAGGAGAAGGGATAA
- a CDS encoding glycosyltransferase family 9 protein — MKKILIIRFSSIGDIVLTTPVIRCVKQQVPGVEVHFCTKAAFRNIIASNPYVDKVFCLENSLKDLLEQLKAENYDMVLDLHHNLRTRIMKARLGRPHRSFNKLNYQKWLLVKFKINQMPKVHIVDRYLATATSLGVQNDGLGLDYFIPEKDEVDITTLPATHQNGYYAIAIGAQHYTKRLPIDRVIELCERINGPIVLLGGKEDVPVAKMIEIYFTTQPYLSQTSSTGSKTTAIYNAAGKYNLNGSASLVRQARAVFSHDTGLMHIAAAFQKKIYSIWGNTVPEFGMYPYTQNFEVLEVKNLYCRPCSKIGYSKCPQGHFRCMREIQFNFELPPISRAD; from the coding sequence GTGAAAAAAATCCTTATCATCCGGTTCTCTTCCATTGGCGATATTGTGCTTACCACTCCGGTCATTCGGTGCGTGAAGCAGCAGGTGCCTGGGGTAGAGGTTCATTTCTGCACCAAGGCCGCTTTTAGAAATATTATTGCCAGCAATCCCTACGTGGATAAGGTTTTTTGCCTGGAGAACTCCCTCAAAGACTTACTGGAGCAACTCAAGGCCGAGAACTATGACATGGTGCTGGACCTGCACCACAACCTGCGCACGCGCATCATGAAGGCCCGTCTGGGCCGTCCGCACCGAAGCTTCAACAAGCTTAATTACCAGAAGTGGCTTTTGGTGAAATTCAAGATCAACCAGATGCCCAAGGTGCACATTGTGGACCGTTACCTGGCCACGGCTACCTCATTAGGTGTGCAGAACGATGGGCTGGGGCTGGATTATTTTATTCCGGAAAAAGACGAGGTAGATATAACCACCCTGCCGGCCACACACCAAAATGGGTATTATGCCATAGCCATTGGGGCGCAGCATTACACCAAACGCCTGCCCATTGACCGAGTGATTGAACTCTGCGAGAGAATAAACGGCCCCATCGTGCTGTTAGGGGGCAAGGAAGACGTGCCGGTGGCGAAGATGATAGAAATCTACTTTACCACGCAGCCCTACCTTTCTCAGACTTCCTCCACCGGGTCTAAAACCACCGCTATCTATAACGCCGCCGGAAAGTACAACCTGAACGGTTCGGCCTCTCTGGTGCGGCAGGCCAGGGCGGTGTTTAGCCATGACACCGGGCTCATGCACATTGCGGCTGCCTTCCAAAAGAAAATCTACAGCATCTGGGGCAATACCGTGCCCGAGTTTGGTATGTACCCGTACACCCAGAACTTTGAAGTGCTGGAAGTCAAAAACCTCTATTGCCGCCCCTGCTCCAAGATTGGCTATTCTAAATGCCCGCAAGGCCATTTCCGGTGCATGCGCGAAATCCAGTTCAATTTTGAACTTCCCCCAATCAGTAGGGCAGACTAA
- a CDS encoding M28 family peptidase encodes MQSLFKHLALATALALPLGASAQNQDSLHIRKIYDQALTQGQSYEQLRYLTSRIGARLSGSPQAAAAVEWARQEMEKMGLDRVYLQEVMVPHWVRGDKEYGAIVNSKISPTREVNVLALGGSVATPANGLTADVVEVQSIDELKKLGKKKVQGKIVFFNRAFNQTHITTGLAYRDAVDQRSSGPSEAGKLGAVGVVVRSMASNNDDFPHTGGLKYAEDAPKIPAVAISSKGADLLTKLLKEDEKLQFHLRMNPQWLPDVLSYNVIGEIKGSEKPEEIIVVGGHLDSWDIGEGAHDDGTGCVQSMEVLRLMKSMGYKPKRTIRAVMYMNEENGLRGGTKYAEVAKKQGEKHIAAIESDAGGFTPRGFGISATTEPAFQKALSWKQLLAPYGLHDIDRNGGGADIGPLKDGRVALIGFRPDSQRYFDIHHTANDTFDKVNRRELELGGASMAALVYLIDKYGL; translated from the coding sequence ATGCAATCTCTGTTTAAACATTTGGCGCTGGCAACAGCGCTTGCGCTTCCGCTTGGGGCCTCGGCCCAGAACCAGGATTCTCTGCACATCAGAAAAATATATGACCAGGCGCTTACTCAGGGCCAGAGCTATGAGCAACTGCGCTACCTCACCAGCCGTATTGGGGCCCGCCTAAGTGGATCGCCGCAGGCTGCCGCTGCCGTAGAGTGGGCCCGTCAGGAGATGGAGAAAATGGGCCTGGACCGCGTGTACCTGCAAGAAGTGATGGTGCCCCATTGGGTGCGCGGCGACAAAGAATACGGTGCCATTGTGAACTCCAAGATCAGTCCCACCCGTGAAGTGAACGTGCTGGCCCTGGGCGGCTCGGTGGCAACCCCCGCCAACGGCCTTACCGCCGACGTGGTGGAGGTGCAAAGCATTGACGAGCTCAAGAAGCTGGGCAAGAAAAAAGTGCAAGGCAAAATTGTCTTCTTCAACCGGGCCTTCAACCAGACGCATATTACTACGGGGCTTGCTTACCGTGATGCCGTAGACCAACGCTCCAGTGGTCCCTCTGAGGCTGGCAAGTTGGGCGCGGTGGGCGTAGTGGTGCGGTCCATGGCCTCTAACAATGATGATTTTCCGCATACCGGTGGACTGAAATATGCAGAAGATGCCCCCAAGATTCCGGCCGTGGCCATTAGCAGCAAAGGCGCAGATTTGCTCACCAAACTTCTGAAGGAAGATGAGAAACTGCAGTTCCACCTGCGCATGAACCCGCAGTGGCTGCCAGACGTGCTCAGCTACAACGTCATTGGCGAGATTAAAGGCTCTGAGAAACCCGAAGAGATTATTGTGGTGGGCGGCCACCTAGACAGCTGGGACATTGGCGAAGGCGCCCATGATGACGGAACCGGCTGCGTGCAATCTATGGAAGTACTGCGCCTGATGAAAAGTATGGGCTACAAACCCAAGCGCACCATCAGGGCCGTCATGTACATGAACGAGGAGAACGGACTGCGCGGCGGCACCAAGTATGCCGAAGTAGCCAAAAAGCAGGGCGAGAAGCACATTGCCGCTATTGAGTCAGATGCCGGTGGGTTTACGCCCCGCGGCTTCGGAATCAGCGCCACCACTGAGCCGGCTTTTCAGAAAGCACTCAGCTGGAAACAACTGCTGGCCCCCTACGGCCTGCACGACATTGACCGCAACGGCGGCGGCGCTGACATTGGTCCCCTGAAGGATGGCCGAGTGGCTTTGATCGGCTTCCGGCCAGACTCCCAACGCTACTTTGACATCCACCACACCGCCAACGACACCTTTGACAAAGTAAACCGGAGGGAGCTAGAACTGGGCGGTGCCTCTATGGCCGCGTTGGTGTATCTGATTGATAAGTACGGGTTGTAG
- a CDS encoding protein adenylyltransferase SelO — protein sequence MQSLLSKEYKNEFVQTFPGDDSGNNKPRQTPGVLYSKTIPTPVKLPVLLAWSEDLAQELGIAKPEVQQEIDILGGNHVTSSMQPYAACYAGHQFGNWAGQLGDGRAMTLAEWEAPDGKTWEFQLKGGGPTPYSRRADGRAVLRSSVREYLMSEAMHHLGVPTTRALSLVATGEKIVRDMFYNGNPAYEPGAVVMRVAPSFLRFGSFEMPAARKELDNLRQLVDWTIDRYYPHLQGEGRILAWFKEIVEKTAHLMVEWMRVGFVHGVMNTDNMSILGLTIDYGPYSFLDNYDLRFTPNTTDLPGRRYAFGQQATMGQWNLGCLASALAPLFSGTEELVAALEAYGDIFYQKYYTMLGNKLGLDEVKEEDLALIMQVEKTLSTVQPDMTIFYQLLIDLPLNLQTEEEVTNYFKDSFYAELHATEREALHAFITAYIPRIKANTIPREEAQERMRVANPRLILRNYLLHQAIEELEKGEDTLFKKLQVALKTPYSKEHDEFFMKRPDWASQKAGCSMLSCSS from the coding sequence ATGCAAAGCCTACTTTCAAAAGAATATAAAAACGAGTTTGTCCAAACCTTTCCCGGCGATGATAGTGGCAATAATAAGCCCCGCCAAACGCCTGGGGTACTGTACAGCAAAACCATCCCTACCCCGGTAAAACTGCCGGTGCTCCTGGCCTGGTCAGAGGACCTGGCGCAGGAACTGGGCATTGCCAAACCCGAAGTCCAGCAGGAGATTGATATTTTGGGCGGTAACCACGTCACGTCTTCCATGCAACCCTACGCCGCCTGCTACGCCGGGCACCAGTTTGGTAACTGGGCCGGTCAGTTAGGTGATGGCCGCGCTATGACCTTAGCAGAATGGGAAGCCCCCGATGGCAAGACCTGGGAATTCCAGCTGAAAGGCGGCGGACCTACCCCCTACTCCCGCCGGGCCGACGGGCGGGCCGTGCTCCGGTCTTCGGTGCGGGAGTACCTCATGAGCGAGGCCATGCACCACCTGGGCGTGCCCACTACCCGGGCCTTAAGCCTGGTGGCCACCGGCGAAAAAATTGTGCGGGACATGTTCTACAACGGCAATCCTGCCTATGAGCCGGGCGCTGTAGTCATGCGCGTAGCCCCCAGTTTCCTGCGTTTCGGGAGTTTTGAGATGCCCGCCGCCCGCAAAGAGCTGGACAACCTCAGGCAATTGGTGGACTGGACCATTGACCGCTACTATCCGCACCTGCAGGGCGAAGGCCGAATTCTGGCCTGGTTCAAGGAAATAGTGGAGAAAACGGCCCACCTAATGGTGGAGTGGATGCGGGTAGGCTTTGTGCACGGCGTCATGAACACCGATAACATGTCCATCCTGGGCCTCACCATTGACTACGGCCCCTACTCCTTCCTGGACAACTATGACCTGCGCTTCACCCCCAACACCACCGACCTGCCCGGCCGCCGGTACGCCTTCGGGCAGCAGGCCACCATGGGGCAGTGGAACCTGGGTTGTCTGGCCAGCGCCCTGGCACCGTTGTTTTCGGGCACCGAGGAATTGGTAGCAGCTTTGGAAGCCTACGGCGATATCTTCTACCAGAAGTACTACACCATGCTAGGGAATAAACTCGGCCTTGATGAGGTAAAAGAAGAAGACCTCGCCTTGATCATGCAGGTAGAGAAAACCCTGTCTACCGTGCAGCCAGACATGACCATTTTCTATCAGTTGCTCATAGACCTTCCCTTAAATCTGCAAACCGAGGAAGAGGTGACCAACTACTTCAAAGACAGCTTCTACGCAGAGCTCCACGCCACTGAACGCGAAGCCCTGCACGCATTTATCACCGCGTATATTCCCCGTATCAAGGCCAACACCATTCCCCGTGAAGAAGCCCAGGAACGCATGCGCGTCGCTAACCCGCGTCTTATCCTACGCAACTACCTGCTGCACCAGGCTATTGAAGAATTAGAAAAAGGCGAAGACACCCTGTTCAAAAAACTGCAGGTAGCCCTGAAGACCCCGTACTCCAAAGAGCACGATGAGTTCTTTATGAAACGTCCCGACTGGGCCAGCCAGAAAGCCGGCTGCTCCATGTTGTCTTGCAGTTCTTGA
- a CDS encoding DUF1028 domain-containing protein, which produces MKKLFLLLGLGLLGAAPAATAQIYSPQEPLAHTYSIVARDPKTGEMAVAVQSHWFSVGTSVSWGEAGVGVVATQSFTNKSFGLRGLALMKQGKSAAETLKILLSDDAGREVRQVAILDAKGGVATHTGKKCITYAGHITGKDFSVQANMMLSDKVWPAMAKAFQEKAHLPLAERVLAALDAAEAQGGDIRGRQSAAILVVPGNSNKQPWNERLVDLRVDDHERPLKELRRLLTVQRAYEHMNNGDLAVEKNNMTLAMKEYSAAEQLQPNNLEMQYWHAITLANTGKVDDALKILQPVFKADNNWRILTERLPPVGLLTVSAADLKRILEVK; this is translated from the coding sequence ATGAAGAAGCTTTTCCTACTATTGGGCCTAGGCCTTTTGGGTGCCGCACCCGCTGCCACGGCGCAGATATACAGTCCCCAGGAACCGTTGGCGCACACGTATTCCATTGTGGCCCGCGACCCCAAAACCGGCGAGATGGCCGTGGCCGTGCAAAGCCACTGGTTTTCGGTGGGTACCTCGGTGAGCTGGGGCGAGGCTGGGGTAGGCGTAGTGGCCACGCAGTCATTTACCAACAAATCCTTCGGGCTACGGGGGCTGGCGCTCATGAAACAAGGCAAATCTGCCGCGGAAACGCTTAAAATTCTGCTCTCAGATGATGCGGGCCGCGAGGTGCGCCAAGTGGCTATTCTGGACGCCAAAGGGGGCGTAGCCACCCACACCGGTAAGAAGTGCATCACGTATGCCGGGCATATCACGGGCAAGGATTTCTCGGTGCAGGCCAACATGATGCTCTCAGACAAGGTATGGCCGGCCATGGCCAAGGCTTTCCAGGAGAAGGCCCATCTGCCCCTGGCCGAACGGGTTTTGGCAGCCCTTGATGCCGCCGAGGCCCAGGGGGGCGATATTCGCGGACGGCAGTCGGCGGCCATATTGGTGGTGCCGGGCAATAGCAACAAGCAACCCTGGAATGAGCGCCTGGTGGACCTGCGCGTTGATGACCACGAGAGGCCGTTAAAAGAACTTCGCCGCCTGCTCACCGTGCAACGCGCCTATGAGCACATGAACAACGGCGACCTGGCCGTAGAGAAGAACAATATGACGCTGGCCATGAAAGAATACAGCGCCGCCGAGCAACTTCAGCCTAACAATCTGGAGATGCAGTACTGGCACGCCATTACCCTGGCCAACACCGGCAAGGTAGACGATGCCCTCAAAATCCTGCAACCCGTTTTCAAAGCCGACAACAATTGGCGCATCTTAACAGAGCGCCTCCCGCCGGTTGGGTTGCTTACGGTTTCTGCGGCAGATTTGAAACGGATTTTGGAAGTGAAGTAA
- a CDS encoding sialidase family protein, with the protein MIKHLPKLLCLSLLALGQAQAQKLPIAQFGQMKARSIGPGVMSGRVTAIDAVVSNPDIIYVGAASGGVWKSENGGTTFAPVFDEQPNINIGSLAVQQSNPSVVWAGTGEGNPRNSVNMGNGIYKSLDGGRTWKHMGLDKTFNIHRILINPSNPDIVYAGVIGLPFGEHPERGVYKTTNGGQTWERMLFTNEKSGVAEMIMDPVNPDKLIVAMWEHRRTPWDFTSGGPGSGLYITYDGGKNWKKKGAPDGLPAGNFGRLGLAQSRSMPSRVYAMVEATKNGLYRSDDGGEKWTKVTEEPSIVTNRAFYFNEIYVDPKNENRIYMLYQPVAVSEDGGKTFNVTASMDQVHADHQAFWIHPENPNLLLDGNDGGLAISRDRGKTWSFPEALPFGQFYHINVDNEVPYNVYGGLQDNGSWTGPAYTFTRGGIRNYYWQTVQGGDGFDVVPDPVDSRYGYAMSQGGSLARYDKLTGNSYIAKPTAPDLKTKLRFNWNAAIALDPFNKAGVYYASQYLHLSGDKGLTWQTISPDLTRNNPAQQKQQESGGLSLDITSAENHNTILTVAPSTLEKGVIWVGTDDGHVQLTRDGGKSWTNLRDRLPGLPAEAWIPQITASRHNAGEAFVVANHYRFGKDFSAYVYRTTNYGKTWTRLVDDKKVRGYSLCFLQDPAQPNLMFTGTEHGLWVSLNEGKDWTQWTQGLPSVPVMDLAIQEREADLVIGTFGRAVYVLDNIRPLRQLAATNGKALDKPMAVFEPSGAYLASYASAPGYGSEADNLFQAANKSSGATIPYYLKPKASTPTPGPAKKAPAKKKLPATVMNEETGTRMPTSLPARDTAAAPAAARGPKVDSVFVRVYDEQNKLIRTLSQKPDSTLGFQRITWNLTEKGIRQAGGGGGRGQRGGGEPSGNPVLPGKYKLVMQYAGSKDSTHVNVLPDPRIPFQKENVIARRQQLERLNKSTLQLNDVIDRLQQASDATDAITGQLKVVGGKEVAELQRATKAMQDSIKTYRESLQGKGLTRQGYGRPSQLTALSKLQEARSYLGSRSEPITQTETQLVEQAETLTQEAVGKVNSFFSSIWAGYRQKVQSANLNVFKDKDTKVIL; encoded by the coding sequence ATGATCAAACATTTACCAAAGCTCTTATGCCTGTCATTGCTGGCCCTGGGGCAGGCGCAGGCGCAGAAATTGCCTATTGCGCAGTTCGGCCAGATGAAAGCCCGCAGCATTGGCCCCGGCGTGATGAGTGGCCGGGTAACCGCCATTGACGCCGTGGTGAGCAACCCAGACATTATCTATGTGGGCGCGGCCTCTGGCGGCGTCTGGAAAAGCGAGAATGGTGGCACCACCTTCGCCCCTGTCTTTGACGAGCAACCCAACATCAATATTGGGTCTCTGGCAGTGCAGCAGAGCAACCCCAGCGTAGTATGGGCCGGTACCGGCGAAGGGAACCCGCGCAACTCGGTGAACATGGGCAACGGCATCTACAAAAGCCTGGACGGCGGCCGCACCTGGAAACACATGGGCCTGGACAAGACCTTCAACATCCACCGTATCCTTATCAACCCCTCTAACCCAGACATTGTCTACGCGGGCGTGATTGGTTTGCCGTTTGGCGAGCACCCCGAGCGCGGCGTGTACAAAACCACCAATGGCGGCCAGACCTGGGAACGCATGTTGTTTACCAATGAGAAATCGGGCGTAGCCGAAATGATCATGGACCCCGTGAACCCCGACAAACTGATCGTGGCCATGTGGGAACACCGTCGCACCCCCTGGGACTTTACGTCAGGTGGTCCCGGCTCCGGCCTGTACATCACCTATGATGGCGGCAAGAACTGGAAAAAGAAAGGTGCCCCAGACGGCCTTCCGGCCGGAAACTTCGGTCGCTTAGGCCTGGCCCAGAGCCGAAGCATGCCCAGCCGGGTCTATGCCATGGTAGAGGCCACTAAAAACGGCCTGTACCGCTCAGATGACGGCGGCGAGAAATGGACCAAGGTCACCGAGGAGCCTTCCATTGTGACCAACCGCGCCTTCTACTTCAATGAGATCTATGTTGACCCCAAAAACGAGAACCGCATTTACATGCTTTACCAGCCGGTGGCGGTGAGCGAAGACGGGGGCAAGACCTTTAACGTGACCGCCTCTATGGACCAGGTGCACGCTGACCACCAAGCCTTCTGGATTCACCCCGAAAATCCCAATCTGCTCTTGGACGGCAACGACGGTGGCCTGGCCATAAGCCGGGACCGGGGCAAGACCTGGAGCTTTCCGGAGGCCCTGCCGTTCGGTCAGTTCTACCACATTAATGTAGACAACGAAGTACCTTACAACGTGTACGGCGGCCTGCAGGACAACGGCTCCTGGACCGGTCCTGCTTACACTTTTACCCGCGGCGGCATTAGAAACTACTACTGGCAGACGGTGCAGGGCGGCGACGGCTTTGACGTGGTACCTGACCCGGTTGACTCCCGCTACGGCTACGCCATGTCACAGGGCGGAAGCCTGGCCCGGTATGACAAGCTCACCGGCAACTCCTACATCGCCAAACCCACCGCCCCAGACCTCAAAACCAAACTGCGCTTCAACTGGAACGCGGCCATTGCCCTGGATCCCTTCAACAAAGCCGGGGTGTACTACGCCAGCCAGTACCTGCACTTATCCGGTGACAAGGGCCTTACCTGGCAGACCATCTCCCCGGACCTTACCCGCAACAACCCCGCCCAGCAGAAACAGCAGGAAAGCGGCGGCTTGAGCCTGGACATCACCTCGGCGGAGAACCACAACACCATTCTCACCGTGGCCCCCAGCACCCTGGAAAAAGGCGTGATCTGGGTAGGTACGGATGACGGCCACGTGCAACTCACCCGCGACGGCGGAAAGTCCTGGACCAACCTGCGTGACCGCCTGCCCGGCCTTCCGGCCGAAGCCTGGATTCCCCAGATCACCGCTTCTCGGCACAATGCTGGCGAGGCGTTTGTAGTGGCCAACCATTACCGTTTCGGGAAAGATTTCAGCGCCTATGTGTACCGAACCACCAACTACGGCAAAACCTGGACCCGCCTGGTAGATGACAAGAAAGTGCGCGGTTACTCCCTTTGCTTCTTGCAGGACCCTGCCCAACCTAACCTGATGTTCACCGGCACCGAGCACGGCCTGTGGGTGAGCCTCAATGAGGGCAAAGACTGGACACAATGGACCCAAGGCTTACCTTCGGTTCCGGTGATGGACCTGGCTATTCAGGAACGCGAGGCAGATCTGGTGATCGGTACCTTCGGGCGTGCCGTGTACGTGCTGGACAACATCCGGCCGTTGCGCCAACTGGCCGCTACTAACGGCAAGGCTCTTGACAAACCTATGGCTGTTTTCGAACCATCTGGGGCGTATCTGGCTTCCTATGCATCGGCGCCGGGCTACGGTTCTGAGGCAGACAACCTGTTCCAGGCGGCCAATAAATCTTCCGGTGCCACCATTCCTTATTACCTGAAACCGAAGGCTTCTACCCCCACCCCAGGCCCGGCCAAGAAAGCTCCAGCCAAGAAGAAATTACCTGCTACCGTGATGAACGAGGAAACGGGCACCCGCATGCCCACCTCTTTACCGGCCCGCGACACGGCTGCGGCTCCGGCGGCAGCCCGGGGCCCTAAAGTAGACTCGGTGTTCGTGCGGGTGTATGATGAGCAGAACAAACTCATCCGGACCCTTTCCCAGAAACCAGACTCCACCCTTGGCTTCCAGCGTATTACCTGGAACCTGACTGAAAAAGGTATCCGGCAGGCCGGCGGAGGCGGTGGCCGAGGTCAGCGGGGAGGCGGAGAGCCTAGCGGCAACCCGGTATTGCCCGGCAAATACAAATTGGTGATGCAGTACGCGGGCAGCAAAGACTCTACCCATGTGAACGTGCTCCCAGACCCGCGCATTCCGTTCCAGAAAGAGAACGTGATTGCCCGCCGCCAGCAGCTGGAGCGCCTGAATAAAAGCACCCTGCAGCTCAATGACGTAATAGACCGTTTGCAGCAAGCCTCAGACGCCACCGACGCCATTACTGGACAGTTGAAAGTAGTAGGTGGCAAAGAGGTCGCCGAGTTGCAGCGCGCCACCAAAGCCATGCAGGACTCCATCAAGACGTATCGAGAATCCCTGCAAGGCAAAGGTCTCACCCGCCAGGGCTATGGTCGGCCTAGCCAACTCACTGCGCTGTCCAAATTGCAGGAGGCCCGTTCTTACCTGGGTAGCCGCTCAGAACCCATCACCCAAACGGAGACGCAACTGGTAGAGCAGGCAGAAACGCTTACCCAGGAAGCTGTAGGAAAGGTTAATTCCTTCTTCTCTTCCATCTGGGCAGGCTACCGTCAAAAAGTGCAGTCAGCCAACTTAAATGTGTTTAAGGATAAAGACACCAAGGTAATTCTCTAG
- a CDS encoding transposase, with amino-acid sequence MARYDTFSKNNRRLADYDYRCEGLYFITICTQDRWPFFGDVKNGQMELSDEGLVAQDYWLELEQHWSRVFLGEFVVMPNHIHGILGLEGSAAESPLKKENDLEVLSAASKAEVRKEMMATISPKSGSISRIVGSYKAACTKMIRSMSNKPFGWQPRFHDRVVRSQRELVQI; translated from the coding sequence ATGGCCAGATATGATACCTTCAGCAAAAATAATCGCCGCCTGGCCGACTATGATTACCGTTGTGAGGGACTGTATTTTATTACCATCTGCACCCAAGACCGATGGCCATTCTTTGGCGATGTAAAGAATGGCCAAATGGAATTGTCAGACGAAGGCCTCGTTGCCCAAGATTATTGGCTGGAACTAGAACAACATTGGTCTCGCGTTTTTCTAGGTGAATTCGTAGTTATGCCCAATCATATACATGGAATACTTGGGTTGGAAGGAAGTGCTGCAGAAAGCCCATTGAAAAAGGAGAATGATTTAGAGGTACTTAGTGCCGCCTCTAAAGCAGAGGTAAGGAAGGAAATGATGGCTACTATTTCGCCTAAGTCAGGCTCCATTTCTAGAATTGTAGGATCCTATAAGGCAGCCTGTACTAAAATGATCAGGAGTATGAGTAATAAGCCTTTTGGCTGGCAGCCCCGCTTCCATGACCGCGTTGTGAGGAGCCAGCGTGAATTGGTCCAAATTTAG